A stretch of DNA from Syngnathus acus chromosome 1, fSynAcu1.2, whole genome shotgun sequence:
TGCTGAGTCCACAGTGTCATCGTCCATCCAGCTGGGCCTGACAAAGCTCCTCCTGGGAAAGTTGCGGCCGGCAAGGGACCCCGCTAAGCCGCTACGGCCCTGGTGGTCGTGGTGGTGgttggggagggggtggggagAAGGACACACACATAATTTGTCATAAATTtactcatcaatgtcatcATGATCAAGACACTATTTTCTATCAGAAACCTTTCGTTTTCTAAAATTTAACGACAAAGTGGATGTCATCCATCGAATTAAGAAATTCCATAAGGCAACCCGGTATATTGTGATCATATTACATCACATTATATTATTCTAATGGCTGCCTCATTTTACACCAGTCTAACTGATTTGACTAAAGtgtttcatttgaattaatttctttttttccccacacatTTGGCTGCCtctgagtttttccttgcctgAAAGCAGGATGTAGACTAAGTGATGTTGATTTTTGTGAACGGTGGGCTTCTAACACACGACAGTCAACTCTGTGACTACTAATACAGCTGTAACATAtgcatggacacacacacacacacacatgcagacttTGCGGAGTCGGACCCACCCTCAGCAGGTTATTTGCTGCACGGATGCTCATGCGGGCAACAGACTCCCTCTTACGTTTGGGCAAGCGACTGTACCCGGAGCGCTGGCTAGTAAAGGAGCTGAGTGAGGTGACCCCAGGGGTGATGGGAGCCTTGGGGGAGCGAGTGTCTATGTCTTCTGGGTAACGGAACGCTCGTCCCCGCGCCAGGGGGTCCACAATCTagcaaagaggaggaggagatgagaGATAGATGTTGCTATTAGTGGCGAGCTCAAGGGGGAGGATGAACAGAAGTCAAAATAATATGAGCATATTGAGTCTGGTTGAACAGTGAGTTCTAGTCTTGATCAGTATGAAGTATATTTACATGTCTTATTGTCAACAGAGCACCTTAGGCATCTTGGGTGGGACCGGTGATTCCAGGCTCTGCTCGATGTTTGTGGCTGTATCGGGATCTCTGAATTGTGGCTTcagcttgccatagcgttggCTGCAGTGGCGCAGACTCTTCCTCTGCCAAACCTGCTGCTTACTTTCACAGTCTTCTCCTATCCCAAACCACTGGGCTGTATTCCTGCGGGCACAAAGGAAAGATGGCGGATAGAGCTTTAGTCTGATAAGAGTCCATCAGTAAGGTCAGAGGTTGCAATAGCTTTTTGCTCAGTGCTGAAGGAACAAACAATATGATCTTACTTGCGAATACTTTGTGAGAGCGAAGTCTGTCTTCCaaacttttcccttctctctGAGGCTGACCGGCCTCCATCTCCGGCTCCGGTGACACTCTCGGACACAGAGCTGGTTGCTTGGCCACCGGTGTTTTTCTTCAAAGATGGCCGAAGGGGCTGACCAAACCAGAAATAAAGgcaatacattttaaacatttgttgGAGTAAAACAGACGGGAGAGGAAAGTTTCAAGTTGCTTGGGATGAATTACAAATAAgtagattaaaaaagaaagtgatACTATCTTCAGAGTAGTTCAACTGTGCATGTATTATTCtctgcaaaacattttaattaaagaGTATTTAAATTGGGGACAGCACAATAGATTACGGAAAAATATTAGTCAACTAGTTTACGACCTTAAGAACACCATGGAGCACAGTCTTTCCAAATGAAATTTCCAACTGTTCTTCTTTTGGGTAATGAGAGTGCACGGTTGGTTGACTCTTGATAACAAATGTATGCATGGTGGACTACAGTGACTGATCTTCACGAACACTTTAAGGGGGCAACATGTGCCATAAAACAGTTTGTCTTCGACTCAGTGGTACTGAAAAGCCATGTTTGCATTCTGAGCAAGGGGCCCGCAGGGGAGAAAGGTTTGGCTTCATGCCTACAAATGCAAAGGACAGCTGGCCAACGTGATACTCTGCCCTGGCAAACAACGAGATTAACATAGTTGAACTTGAATGTCttccaactttaaaaaaataaaataaatacactatAGTCCTGATTCTTCATCCTGGATCTCACTCCTGCACTATTGGCAGAGAAAGATTATTTTTGGCTGCTTGCCTTGTTGATCGCCATACTCCTAGAGAATGAATGTGCAAGATCGTGAAAATTCCTAAGAGGCCTGCTACAACACAAACCAACTACCTAGTGAGAAAAGTGTAAAGTACAGCGTTGTGGCGATAGGAAACATTATTGATCCAATGGATGATCAATATCTAAGTTGCTATGCCCCTGTTGTTCATTTTAGGTGTAGTATGAAtagaaaattaaatattactcTTAACAGTCCATGAATGAACAGTAAGACTTAAATGTTTCACGCTGCAAGCAAAATCAGTGAGCAATGAAAATAGATACATTGCAATTTTGTACATTTCAGTGGAGAAGCGGCAGacgaatgaatggatggatggttggttggttggatTAACAAGACTGGGTCAATTTCCTTGAATGTTCTAGACTCCTGTTTCCAGGTGAATGTCATCTGGGTCAGAATAATGCTGCCCAAGGACTTGTGCTGTACTAAGCATCATGGATGTCACGCAACGAACAGATGCCAAGTTGTTCATCAGACTACTGGTTgagattgaaaataaatcaactgTAGCACTGCTGGCTGAAGCCCAGCCGAGCACTCCATTTAGCCTCAATTGCTTTCACAAGACCAACAATTAGACTataacattaaatatgaaaatcatGTTGGTGAGTGCTGAAAATAGGGACTGATGAGAAACCTAGGTACCTGTTTAGTGGGGTCATGAGGCATCATCTCTTCAGGGTTGGGTATTGCTATGACAAGACTGGGTGGCTTCTTGCTCTTTAGACGGCTATCCGACTGCTGCCCATAAGGAAGTGGCTCTTCCCCCTCTTGCATCTTGACGATGTTCTGtagaagagaaaaataaagatattcaTTTGGTCAAGTCTtggtaaaataaatgaatacaaaatagaCAGAattactttattgtcattgtacaacAAAATTAAGATATTCTACCAGTGGGAGGCTGCTGGTGCCACTGGGAGCAATTCAGGgttcagtgtcttgctcaaggacacttcgACATGGTCACCAGGGATGAGggttgaacccacaacctgaAAATTAGGAGACAAACACTGTGCTAAACCACCCTTATAATTGACTGTAGGCCTAAAAATTCCTCAACAAccctcatttatttttgtggacATCTAAAGggacttgtaaaaaaaaatacataaataaataaataaaaataacttgttttaaCAAAGAGAATAATAACATCCTAGCCATATGAAAAGTAGCATTATCATGGCTAAACTGCAATTTACTCAGATGTATCAGTGTTTATGCTTGACTTCTATTTTAAGAatgaaattcaattaaatatcTCCATCCATCACTGACTTATCGGATTAACTTTTAACAGGGCCTGGAAATAACTCCACATGTGTATGATTGATCTAATTTGCCAGTGGAACAAATAAGCATTAGCTCAGTCGAGCAGTAATTACAAATCATTCATTTGTATCCTAAGAACAGAAAATGCAATGATAGAGCCTCAATCTATCTTGACAAAGTCACAGCCAAGACGGGAACAAGCAGGTAGTGTAATTGAGTATGtccaaaacatcacaaagcaagACACTGAGTACTTCGCAGTAATCGGAGTAACTATCGAAGTCACCCTGAAGTGGTCCGAGCTCATCCATAAATGTCATGATAGGAGGGACAGCTTTGTTGTCGAGTCGAAGGCCATAAAAGCAATGCGGGGCtcgggatgtgtgtgtgtgtgtgtgtgtcacaaatGCAGCAGGGAAACTTGACAGCAGCTCAACCAATAGACTAGTTTTCTTCTAGACAGACATTTCGCTGACTGTGCACATCCACcggccattttcatttttaatgacaatTGGTGGTTATGTTTGAATTGTATCCACTTCAAGTgtataaacattttaagcttGAATATCAAATCTTAATTCAGCTCCCTTGAGAAGAGCATTTATACGTCCACTCAACCACTTAGATGATGAAAGAGCTGTTCTAATGGACAGAGCACTCAAGTGGTGGAGAGTATTAATGTAGACCGCTGTCCATATCCTCGCTCTTCTCTAAAGATAGGCCTGCGTTCTTATGACAATTAAGAGAgtttagaaaaataatgttCTAACGAATTAGAAAATGTACAGACTGTGGTGTTTGAGGAGTGTGGATTTGCACAGGGAGTATAACaataaaatttgtttttttctgaaatgtttttctaaCGTGGCCAAACtgacaaacaaattgtttggTGAATTTTGACaggtcatttttaaaactgtgtATGACACCTGTTAAGCTTTTTACAGCACTCAGTGAGGTTGATTTCAATCTTTTAACTCCTAAACAAAATTGTAatggtttgtgtttttttgacgATGTTAATTGTTGAACCAAGATGTCGTTTCTTATTAATGGCGGGCTTGATCCTGTTACAAGTGTGGGAGAGAAGTCAGCCACCCACTAACTGACATCATAGATTCCAAAGAGTCACATGTCATTGGCGTCATCAATTTCTACTGTAATCACGTGACCTGGAAAGTAGCCAAGCTAACAAATGCCCAAATAGTTTGCCCAAACCGCTTCACAATGCGGCCTTTGCTGCGCTTATTCATCAGCAGCTGTTGCAAAGGCATACTTCATCATCCAGCCCCACACCGTCTGTTTGACCACGGGCGAGGCCGAACAAATGCGCGTATTAAAAATTGGGAGGCAAAATGTGCTCTTATCATTTCATAACTAACAACATTTTCCATGTGGGAAAACAGTGTCCGAAAACACCCGGCTGGCAGAATAGGTGTTATTTTACACAACTTTATAGGAAGAATATTTGGAGTTACATTACAAAACcgataagaaaaacaaagcgaTAGATAGAAGGTTTCACACATGGTTGCTTTGTAGATATACACAATTTTCACCCACGGTGTATTTTTGGCATGTTTCACACTCTGACTCAAGGTGACACAAGGCGCCTCCACATCTTTGTGCATTTCTGCACAGTTTCTGAGTTTTACAGCACTACAACTCCCACAGTTGCCAGGATGCACGCCGGCCAAAATGCAATACCATTTGTAGCAGTTTAGTAACAACCAGGAATGAACTGAAATCAGAGAGGTCCATGTGCGTGACATGTAGAAGTATCACAATCAAGTTGTTTTACAATGAATTATTGTAGCAATTATTTTATCAATTAATTTCGGGGGTATTTTAGATTGATgtgtattgcatttttttctatattgGGAGACTTGTGTCTGACGGAGGTTTCGCGGTGCGTTCACGCTAAGCATCATTTTCCATGCTACAAACAAGCACTTCTGATGTAAGTACTGGATACTGTTTGGTAATCAAGTAGATTGCGCAACATCCTTCCTCCTGTTACACAGCCTTATTCGGACTCTCTTCTGTATGGTGATCACAAACATGAATCAAAAATGACGGTCTCATATATTCTGATGAACTCGGTTTCTTCAATAGAATCTGAGGTCTTTCATTTTATCCTCATTAAGGTTTAAAGGttatctgtggtctcttctcaaggtttctcatttcccctagctggagttttgagtttttccttgcccttttgggagtttaagatcaggggatatttgagaatatttgccatttttcacatgtcctgagtgttgttagtcacctaaatgttgaacagagggtgtgatttaccaaagtcaaattccttgtttggcacgctcaaacatggcgaataaaaactcttgaatcttaaaGTTTGTCTTGTGACAGCTCAATGAGGAAATGACCCTCATCACTTCTTTTCTTAATAGTCATCACCTTCCCTCAGAGACCTTGTCAAGTAAGGAGAGTCTTAAAATAAAAGGTCTGACTCCGAGCTGCGGATGATGATCCAGTTTGAGATACatcaatattttaaatgtcCCTATACAATTTATTACTAGACTTGATTGTTTCCAATATTGCTTATATGACGAAAAGATAAAATGAACAACCTTACTGATATTTAAGCTGTTGTTTTTGCGGGAATGTATTTTGAGCCGAGAATTCTAGCTGCCAACTCTGTTACGGTGGTTTCATTTTGATCCCTCAAGGTACCTGCAACGATAAGTAAGAGTGAACCCattcaaaaataatcaattgaaaaataattttggacATGCCAGTTCTTGGTGTTCAATCTGTCCATGTAACAACCGTTCCAACACAGTAGACCACAACACATCAATCTCCTGCAAACAAAGTGCTGAGTGTCAACTACTAACTAATCATAGGTTTGATTTAAAGCAGGTTTTGTTATGTTCAGTTTTGGGCTCACATGTCACACGTCTGGAGTATGTTTTCTGAAAACGACCCCTTTGTGCTTTGCTATGCTGAAGAATATTGTGATAGTACAAAGTACAATAGCGATCATTTTGGTCACTACAATCCTGACATGAAAACTTCCTACCAAATGATATTGTGCGAGAGGACACTGCAGTATGGGACCAGCTGGCAGAGTGTCTCAATAAAGGGAATATTGTGCATGGAAAAATACCTTTTTTTAAGACAGTCACTTGTTAGTAAAACAACAGCCGGTCTCCTGATGAATTTCACACCGAGTCTTTTAAAATGTGGCTAAAATGTCAGCGCTGGTCAGTCGGCATCATGCGACCATGACAGAACAAGCGGTTTTCAGGCCAGCAGGAGCATAATGAGAATGCATCGAAAtctgtgggtgtgtgtgagtttCTTTAGTCCGTCAACAGTCAAACCTACCCAGTCATTCTTCACGTCCAAACTGAGAAATCTCCAGAGCTTAATGACTCAAaacctttgttttgttctttgcctGCATTAGCACACAATAATGTCGACAATTAGAAAAATACAGAAGCCACTGGTTGCCTTTCACTGCAAAAGAATGGTAAGACTGGATTCCATTTAAACACGCCAGAGGCAGTCTAAAACATTGCACCATCCCCACAAGAATTGGCATGCCCAAACCTGCAGACAGGCAAGGGAGTTTGTTCAGCTAAGCAGCAGCCTGGCTTCTCATCATCTTGAAGATGCctacttgaaaaaaaactctgcGTTATGCTTTATTGTTTAAGAATTCATGTGTTTCACTATCGAAACATCACTTCTTTGAGCGAAATGAGCACCGTTGTCCTCGACAGTCAACATTGCAACAGAAAAGCTAGCAGTGAGATTTTGAACTCTGGAATCGTTTCCCTACTACCAGCGGTAGAGCAACAGTTCTCTTGCCGAGTTCAAATTTTATGGCTTCTAAAGCCATTGAATGGCTGTGTTCACACTACATAACTTCCTGTTTTAATTTGAGAATGATGGTGTGATTTACATCCCACTGAGCCTAATAGTGTGTCAAACTAGATATAGCTAGAGGTCATACAGTTCAATCTATGACTAAGTGGCGAGCCTAACCCAATTTCACCAAAGTAAGGTAAAAGTATTAGATAAGTTACACTTACAGGAATTTATGATACAACATTCTCAACTGagttaaaaggaaaaaaaaaacatcctgcgCAGATAACTTGCAGGACTAACAATGTAGGGAAGACTGCGATCTGTGGGCGCCAGGAGCTGTACAGCACAGTCCAAAAAGAAACGAGGTTGTGTGCCGTGagaattttcaaattcaaacgCTCAAAGGTTGGAAAACACCAAGCTACACAAACAAGATGAGCATAAATGGACACGAAAGTGTGCACGCGTTCCATCGTCACATGACTGTGTTTGACTAGTGCCTCCCGCATAGTTTGgataacaaataaatgacatgtccGAACACACGGCAGCTGCAATAGCGCAACAAAGAATAACACGAGACTAAATTGTGTGGAGCGCTCTGCTTAATTACTATGATTGGACATACAGCGGAaactaaaataattatttttacccGATCAATTCGATTGAGTAATTTTAATTTCCtaacaaaatgtacatttattgTAGTTTAGGCAGAGAACAATTTACGGTGGCGATTTTGTAATGTCAGCGCTGACTACTTTCCCATTACCACGAGTAGCCCGCTGAGGACACGAAGTGGGCTAAAAAAGCTAACTTTTTCCACGCTGTTACAAAATTATCGTAACGTCAACGCCTAAAGCTATATTCGACTCACCGGCAATAATGAATGGCCAACCTGTTCTTCATGAGCAGGTTGTATTTATCGAGATAGAAACGTCGCGGTCGGCAGGGCGTCCGCCGGTATGTCGGCACTTCCCTCTTTGTGTCTTCCAACATCCTTGGCTTGAATTGCAGCCGCACTACACAAGAGCGGGAGGCGGAGTTTCAACTGACCTCATCCGGAGACCAGGCGAGCTGGACGGACGCCAGCTCCGTCAACACCGCCCCCAACCGAAAGTACAGCACTGCTCGGATATATTCCTACAATGCGTTGAcaatactttattttttgaaccaaaaaaaaacataagtgaACAGTCAGAGATTTTCAGTGTAGTAAAACTGCTTGATATGCGGCCAAatgaaaaacagttaaaatgTCTGCTGATATGGTTATTTTTAGGCAGCAATagttaaaatgtattcattacGTAGTTTGATTAATTTGCCTCGATTAATAATTGGTTGGTTTTATGTCAATAAAATTACATTCTAAAAGAAACACGTTTATATTGGAGTAAGTTATAATTATAGAAACATTGAGACTTCATTAATTTGGGATTAAAAGTCAATCTAAAATCAACAGGTtgtacattaaaaatataaccTTAATATAtaaagttgaataaaaaatcCCCAATGCAGTCTATTCCCTATTATATACgaacaatattaatcagaatactGTCTTTAGACTAGTGGGGTCCACATATAATTtattgtgaagaaaataagTGACCTGACTTCCCTTTAAAACACCTACACAGAAGGACAGATGCACACTcttttatgaatatttattttgacaacaTGTCAAACTATCAATGTTAGTAGAAACACAAACTAATATCCAACCAATTATGGTGAATAAACATCTTGGCTAATTGTTACCATGAATTTACAGTATACAAGAGAGAGGACATGTTGTCCTGTGAAGATAATCTTAGTCTGAGAAGGAACATCCCTCAAACAGACAGGCACATAATctgataaaaatgttttcaattgtCCATATGAAAAACTTAATCTAAAGTATTACAGTTCTTTTATATGAAACATTGAGTTTCCATGACATTAAAACACTTTGATTTGTAAGCAAGTATCTATCCACTTTTCCGTCTGTAAAATCCCAGAATCAAATTTACTTTATGATCATGATGCAATCTAGTGtgcaattattttaaaaggcCCACATTTGAGCCACAACACAAGAACTGCCAACCTCAGCCCATCAGAAATTACACAAACTTTTTTGAAAGTAAAAGGCCAATCGTCCGCTCTATTTTGCTTCAGGTATAAAATGCCTACAAAAACTGTGACAAGGAGGCTGCACTTCtaaatatttctttcttcCAGAAGAGCAAGCAGCCCAGTCTACAGAAAACAAGCAAGAGATTTTGGTGTTGGCTTTGTTATGTAATTTTCATTGTTGCATTCTGTTCTTGTTGGGAAAAACTTAACTGGCAAACAAAAACCCACCATCAGGCTACAACAGAGAGGAGGACATGTTACATAATTAGATCAGATTAAAAATGTTGCgaatatacattttatttactttcattttatttaatgcgACAGCAATCTATGATTGCTAATCACATAATTCATGACCATTTGatatcaaataataaaaataaaaaaagatagttAAAAACCTTGCTTCCCCTGATTAATTTAGGGGCCTTCATGTTAAGGACACAGGTCAGTCTtgatgagaataaagtcaagaGACTTTTTGGGATTTGAAATGATGTACCATTTTCTATTCACATGCAGAAATGCTCACAGGCAGAAATGTGTGTTTCCGCTCACAGTTTAGACCTCAGCGGCTTCAGATACTTATGATAGGACTCGTGGACCTGCAGAAGGAAGAATGCAACCGTTAATTGAAATGATAAATGACTATATTTTACAATTATAATCTTTCCAGCGGCATTTGCTGACCTCCGTAGAATTCAGTGGTGAGCGACGGGCCCATTCAAACATGTTTTCGTAGACATTGCCATCGTATCGCCCCAAGATTGAATTTAGCATCCTGTCATGGAAATCAAAGGCATCTACCAGCACCACAGCATTTGGCCTCAGCTCGGAAAGAAGCTCCTTGATATGGGAAGTAACCTCTATCAGCTGGGACCCCTCTAACAGTCCAGCCTGAGATAAAGTAGATGGAAATGTGGATGAGGGTTAGATAATTACAGATAGCAATTTACGCAATTTATTTTAGACAATAAGAAAATCTTGAATTAGAAGTgacacaacaaaagaaaatccttGACTGGGCATCCAGTATTGCTATACACTGTTGAATTGATATTCGAGCAAAAggacattatatatataaaaaaattttagcagctgcacaaaaaaaaaatccactttttgtattctattgaataatattttattaaaaaaatatggagtACTACTTTTCCTCATTAACATTTTTGTAGGAAATACTGGAACAGATTAaaagcatttccattcatttcaatgggacaAATTTGCGGTATGATTATTTAGAGTAACGAGTGTGGTCACACAACAAAGTATTATGTATTTTAAGGCACCGAGATAGATTTGTACCTGAAGAAAGTCTCCAGAGTTGTTCGACACGCCATGAAGTGCGTAGAGGCGAGCAAGCGTTAACAGCACTGAGTGTATGGGGGCAGCATCAATCTCTCCCAGCTTGTCAGCGAAGAGCTTCACTACCACATAGTGGCAGTGGGCCTGGAAGAGGTCAAATAGGAGGACACGGTGTTTAATTAATGTCAGACAATcagataaacaaacaaatagtcACTATGCAAGaatcttttatttcattcaattttatttaccCCTACAAGTAGAATAACAGCAGTGAATGAGAAGTTTGTCAGTGTTGCATGGGAATCTAAAACATACTGAAATTCACATAAAACGGTCTTACATCAGAAGCTCGGACCAGGTCGATAGCGCTATTATTCCAGGCGTCCTCTTGGCGCTTCTTGCGTTGCAGCTCCTTCTGGATGCTCTTGGCTGCCAGTTCGACCAGACTAAACACACAGAAGGACCATTTGCATATATCAGAAACAAATTGGCTGCTGGCTCGTGACGATCTATGATTCTTGTCCCATACATGGCGGCCCGCAGTTTGTAGAGCTCCACCAGGGTGGACAGGTCATTAAAATCGATCACAGTCGATTTTGCGGCGATGAGCTGTGGTTGGATTCTTTGATGCTCTGCCTCATTCAGGTATGACACAATGCCATGCAGCTGCTGACCAGCTCTAGCCTGCCTGTAGCTCTTCATCAAGtatctgcacacacacattttatgtGCTATGAGGGTTGGAAGGACAGAATGCTGATGTGTGATGGTAGATGTTTTCTGACCCAAACCAAATAAGAAAATCAAGGGCAGTGTGAAAAGGCCtttcacaaaaatatgaacatCTAACTATGCAGCGCTAATATCGGTCCACCTGTACATTTGTGTGGAATGACACACCTTGCAGTCTGCAGCATCATGACTGTGTTCTCTCCCTCGTAAGTGCAGGTTGGAGTGAAGTCAACATATATGTCGGGCAAGGCACTGCTGCGGGAGTAGCCGTGACCTCCGCACGACATGCGGCACACCTCAATGGCAGAGTTGGCTGCCCACGTGGTGAAAGCCTTCAAACCCGCAGACAGAGCGTGGAGCTACACATCGGAGAAAGGTGGAGACAAACACAAAGGGTGGAAATCTTTCTGAACACATTGGGAGTCAGCAAACAAAACTATATGGAGACATTGTGAATCCCCAGACATCTATTAACGATGCATTGGTTAAGATTTTGCTGCACCGAGAGATCACGTGGACTACATGTGCTATTAGTACCTCTGGAAGCTCACTGAAATCCCCCTGATGGATGTCACCAGTGATGCGATGGTATGTTTGGTTCATATAATGACCAACAAAAGTGAAGGCATAAGCCATGGCAAGCACTGGGAACAGTTTGTATTGCTGCGTCTGGTAGTCGAGGATCTGCGGCTCGGGTTCTCTgcaggacaaaaacaaatatatattttgttttcatggacAAATACACTAAAAGTTAATGTCTGAAGAAgccaaattaaattgtttgCTTGAGTGACGCCAAGAAGCCAGCGGTGACTGACCCTGGCCGGATTTCAGATTGGTGTCGGACAACGCTGTAGCGGATGGCGATGGTGCTGGATTTTGCGAGGGCCCGAGCGGACTCTCCTACAATCATGGAACGAATGAAAACCATTGTGCCGTAAGTCAGTTTATCGCTGGGTGGCTTGAAGTAGGTGCCATCCGGGTCCACCTAGTGGACGGAAAAGAACAATTCAGCATGTGAACGTgccaattgaaataaaatacataaactgCTGCTCTCCTAAAATAACTAAATTCTCTTGCTGGTTATCTAACATGctaattttgtttgtggaagtGTTTTAGATATCTCTGGGAAAATCTATGCATTTTCTTCAGCATACTTAAATGTATAAACTTGGAAACTGGAAATTACTTGACTATGCAATTTGCGAGGATTGCCTGACCTTGGCGTATTTCATAAGCATGTTCTCCCGTGGTATCCGCACGTGGTCAAGTTTCAAAAAGCCGTTGTCAACTTCACTAAAGCCAAATTTGGGTCCAATATCGCCAACAACAATACCTATGGAAAAAGAGTTTCTGTTCAATGAGAAATATGAACAGACATGACCATTCAATTAAAAGAAATTCCAAATATTGTAGTTACCTGGCAGTGGTACATGTGTGTTCATGTCACGGATAGGCACAATGAAAGCATGCAGACCACGGCAGCTTCCCTGAGTATAAAGCTGAGCAAGTACGATTGCGTGGTTTGAGGTCTTCCCAACTAGAAAAGAGCAGCAGCGATTGTATGTATTTAGATTTTCAAACATTCGTATTTCAAAATGCACCAGTTAGTCTGATTCGGAAAAATGCAGAGAAAtctcaaaaatataaattgttTTGCATTCCTGGAAAGTGTATACTTGTACTTACGGCCTCCAGGCCACCATTTAATTGAGCTAACAGTGGGACTGTTTAAGACAAACTCTTCTGAAGTTGGGTCATATTTGGCGGTGGTCTCCAGTCCTCGGAGATGT
This window harbors:
- the acox1 gene encoding peroxisomal acyl-coenzyme A oxidase 1 isoform X2, translated to MNPDILNERKKATFDIEKLTNILNGGPEKTKRRREIESMVLNDPDFKEQDPNFLSRSERYDQAVRKSAQMILKLREYGIADPEEIYCYKSMFRGNVHEAMGLHFVMFVPTLYGQCDPEQSKKWLPLAESYQAIGTYAQTELGHGTHLRGLETTAKYDPTSEEFVLNSPTVSSIKWWPGGLGKTSNHAIVLAQLYTQGSCRGLHAFIVPIRDMNTHVPLPGIVVGDIGPKFGFSEVDNGFLKLDHVRIPRENMLMKYAKVDPDGTYFKPPSDKLTYGTMVFIRSMIVGESARALAKSSTIAIRYSVVRHQSEIRPGEPEPQILDYQTQQYKLFPVLAMAYAFTFVGHYMNQTYHRITGDIHQGDFSELPELHALSAGLKAFTTWAANSAIEVCRMSCGGHGYSRSSALPDIYVDFTPTCTYEGENTVMMLQTARYLMKSYRQARAGQQLHGIVSYLNEAEHQRIQPQLIAAKSTVIDFNDLSTLVELYKLRAAILVELAAKSIQKELQRKKRQEDAWNNSAIDLVRASDAHCHYVVVKLFADKLGEIDAAPIHSVLLTLARLYALHGVSNNSGDFLQAGLLEGSQLIEVTSHIKELLSELRPNAVVLVDAFDFHDRMLNSILGRYDGNVYENMFEWARRSPLNSTEVHESYHKYLKPLRSKL
- the acox1 gene encoding peroxisomal acyl-coenzyme A oxidase 1 isoform X1, producing the protein MNPDILNERKKATFDIEKLTNILNGGPEKTKRRREIESMVLNDPDFKEQDPNFLSRSERYDQAVRKSAQMILKLREYGIADPEEIYCYKSCVHPGRPEPLDLHLGMFLPTLLNQATPEQMDRFFMPAWNLEIIGTYAQTEMGHGTHLRGLETTAKYDPTSEEFVLNSPTVSSIKWWPGGLGKTSNHAIVLAQLYTQGSCRGLHAFIVPIRDMNTHVPLPGIVVGDIGPKFGFSEVDNGFLKLDHVRIPRENMLMKYAKVDPDGTYFKPPSDKLTYGTMVFIRSMIVGESARALAKSSTIAIRYSVVRHQSEIRPGEPEPQILDYQTQQYKLFPVLAMAYAFTFVGHYMNQTYHRITGDIHQGDFSELPELHALSAGLKAFTTWAANSAIEVCRMSCGGHGYSRSSALPDIYVDFTPTCTYEGENTVMMLQTARYLMKSYRQARAGQQLHGIVSYLNEAEHQRIQPQLIAAKSTVIDFNDLSTLVELYKLRAAILVELAAKSIQKELQRKKRQEDAWNNSAIDLVRASDAHCHYVVVKLFADKLGEIDAAPIHSVLLTLARLYALHGVSNNSGDFLQAGLLEGSQLIEVTSHIKELLSELRPNAVVLVDAFDFHDRMLNSILGRYDGNVYENMFEWARRSPLNSTEVHESYHKYLKPLRSKL